A portion of the Phormidium ambiguum IAM M-71 genome contains these proteins:
- a CDS encoding ATP-binding protein: MLIKSIDRWVNKVGRNVPLRTVLIVPFVLQILGAVGIVGYLSFRNGQEAVNDLASQLMNEVGDRVKQNLEVYVRTPHLINENKLDMIRLGYLNMKNLDAWEKFLWHQVQLYPYINFTGLANSAGEYRSGERMSNGNLMVNIAGTAVNNNFISYNTNKNGDRTSVAAKTVGDFDPRNWSWYQNAAKTGKTTWSDVFISILEPTLLISAAEPVFNPQGNQLEGVLTTALRLDHIGDFLNSLKIGKTGQAFIIERNGILLATSTKEQPFIIKPNQSRELIRAENSNNLLTKSTAKHLLDNFQLLNQIKSPQQVNFNLNGNQKFVKILPFQDGKGLDWLIVVVVPQADFMEQIDANNRITILLSVGALGLAIITGILTTRWVTKPILRLNTAAKDIAKGDWEKTIEIERSDELGELAKSFNSMANQLRDSFTTLEQRVTERTSQLIKAKEAAEVANQAKSTFLANMSHELRTPLNAILGFSQILSRQTNLNSEQRENIGIILRSGEYLLTLINNILDLSKIEAGRVHLSENNFDLYRLLNDVEDMFNLKADDKKLQLVFDIHPTVPQYISTDQVKLRQILINLLNNAIKFTQEGGVSVRVSLENLNWQSIEPEKETVNEKIKIYFEVEDTGSGIESDELKHLFTAFVQTKTGKDSQEGTGLGLVISQQFVQLMGGEISVNSQVGKGTVFNFYIQAKVVDSVEITATNRTFQVIALEPNQPQYRILIVDDKELNRQLLMKLLNPLGFALQEASNGKEAIAIWETWEPHLIWMDMRMPVMDGYTATKLIKATPKGKSTVIIAVTASVFEEERTVVLSAGCDDFLRKPFREAEIFEIMNRHIGVRYIYQNQTDDSSSFSEVNNYVLKPTDLQHIPVPLLMNLKQSIINIDLDSANLIVAEIARDNPSVAKSIKHYLENFDYEKILDLISAS, translated from the coding sequence ATGTTAATTAAATCTATCGATCGCTGGGTGAATAAAGTTGGGAGAAATGTTCCTTTAAGGACTGTGTTAATAGTTCCTTTTGTTCTGCAAATTCTTGGTGCTGTGGGAATAGTGGGATACCTTTCGTTTAGAAATGGTCAAGAAGCAGTTAATGACTTAGCTAGTCAATTGATGAATGAAGTAGGCGATCGAGTCAAGCAGAACCTCGAAGTATATGTAAGAACGCCTCATTTAATCAATGAAAATAAGCTTGATATGATTAGATTGGGTTATTTAAATATGAAAAATTTGGATGCTTGGGAAAAGTTTCTTTGGCATCAAGTCCAGTTATATCCGTACATTAATTTTACTGGTTTAGCTAATAGCGCCGGAGAGTATCGTTCTGGGGAAAGAATGTCTAATGGTAATTTAATGGTTAATATTGCGGGAACGGCGGTTAATAATAATTTTATTTCTTATAATACTAATAAAAATGGCGATCGGACTTCGGTTGCCGCAAAAACTGTTGGGGATTTCGATCCTCGTAATTGGTCGTGGTACCAAAATGCAGCAAAAACAGGAAAAACAACCTGGAGTGATGTTTTTATTTCTATTTTAGAACCTACCTTATTAATTAGTGCAGCAGAACCAGTTTTTAATCCCCAAGGAAATCAATTAGAAGGTGTATTAACTACTGCTTTACGGTTAGATCATATTGGAGATTTTCTCAATAGTTTAAAAATTGGCAAAACTGGACAAGCATTTATTATTGAAAGAAATGGTATTTTGTTAGCAACTTCTACCAAAGAACAACCTTTCATTATTAAACCAAACCAAAGTAGAGAATTAATCCGAGCCGAAAACAGCAACAATTTATTAACTAAATCAACAGCTAAACATTTGTTAGATAACTTTCAACTATTGAACCAAATTAAGTCACCTCAACAAGTAAACTTTAATCTGAATGGTAATCAAAAATTTGTCAAAATTTTACCATTTCAAGATGGTAAAGGCTTAGATTGGTTAATTGTAGTTGTCGTTCCCCAAGCAGATTTTATGGAACAAATTGATGCAAATAACCGCATCACAATACTGTTATCTGTTGGAGCTTTAGGATTAGCTATAATTACTGGTATTTTGACAACTCGCTGGGTAACTAAACCAATTTTGCGCTTAAATACAGCCGCTAAAGATATTGCCAAAGGAGATTGGGAAAAAACTATAGAAATAGAACGTTCTGACGAACTAGGTGAACTAGCGAAATCTTTCAATTCGATGGCTAATCAGTTGAGAGATTCCTTCACTACTTTAGAACAAAGAGTGACAGAACGTACATCGCAACTAATTAAAGCTAAAGAAGCAGCTGAAGTAGCAAACCAAGCCAAAAGCACATTTTTGGCTAATATGAGTCATGAATTGAGAACGCCTTTAAATGCTATTTTAGGATTTTCGCAAATTCTCAGCCGCCAAACCAATCTCAACTCAGAACAAAGAGAAAATATAGGAATTATTCTGCGAAGCGGGGAATACTTATTGACACTAATTAATAATATCTTAGATTTGTCTAAAATTGAAGCAGGACGAGTACATTTAAGCGAAAATAATTTCGATCTTTATCGGTTGCTCAATGATGTAGAAGATATGTTTAATTTAAAAGCTGATGATAAAAAGTTACAATTAGTATTTGACATTCATCCAACAGTACCCCAGTACATTTCTACAGATCAAGTGAAGTTACGCCAAATTTTAATTAATCTATTAAATAATGCGATCAAATTTACTCAAGAGGGTGGTGTATCAGTCAGAGTATCATTAGAAAATTTGAACTGGCAATCAATTGAGCCAGAAAAAGAAACCGTAAATGAAAAAATCAAGATTTATTTTGAAGTTGAAGATACGGGTTCAGGTATTGAATCAGACGAATTAAAACATTTATTTACAGCTTTCGTCCAGACTAAAACAGGCAAAGATTCGCAGGAAGGTACTGGATTAGGTTTAGTTATTAGCCAACAATTTGTACAATTAATGGGTGGAGAAATCAGCGTTAATTCTCAAGTAGGTAAAGGAACAGTATTTAATTTTTATATTCAAGCTAAAGTTGTTGATAGTGTAGAAATTACCGCTACTAATCGTACTTTCCAAGTTATAGCTTTAGAGCCAAATCAACCGCAATACCGAATTTTAATTGTTGATGATAAAGAGTTAAATCGCCAACTTTTAATGAAATTACTAAATCCTTTAGGTTTTGCGTTGCAAGAAGCAAGTAATGGTAAAGAAGCGATCGCTATTTGGGAAACATGGGAACCGCATTTAATTTGGATGGATATGCGAATGCCAGTTATGGATGGCTATACTGCTACTAAACTTATTAAAGCAACTCCTAAAGGTAAATCTACCGTCATTATTGCCGTTACCGCCAGTGTTTTTGAAGAGGAAAGAACAGTAGTTTTATCAGCAGGTTGTGATGACTTTTTACGTAAGCCATTCCGGGAAGCCGAGATTTTTGAAATTATGAATCGCCATATTGGAGTACGCTATATTTATCAGAATCAAACAGATGATTCATCTTCATTTTCTGAGGTTAATAACTATGTATTGAAGCCAACTGACTTACAGCATATTCCTGTACCATTACTCATGAACCTAAAACAATCAATAATTAATATAGATTTAGATTCGGCTAATCTAATAGTTGCAGAAATTGCTCGGGATAATCCTAGTGTCGCTAAATCAATTAAACATTATCTGGAGAATTTTGATTATGAAAAAATCTTGGATTTAATTTCAGCAAGTTAA
- a CDS encoding DNA-3-methyladenine glycosylase family protein yields the protein MTKYNYLKASMEIVPGVIFLKQSDPILATVIERISYDNLELTYYQEELDLLTALCQAIIFQQISTKVATKIFQRFILLYQQSDRQLTARAILETPDEVLRSVGISRPKIIYLKDLALKIEQGLPTLPELALMEDVAVIESLTQVKGIGKWTAQMFLIFHLHRPDILPVNDLGIRSAIAKLYNLNTLPDPKTIEKVAQKWQPYRSLACRYLWRSLAIND from the coding sequence ATGACTAAGTACAACTATTTAAAAGCAAGTATGGAAATTGTCCCCGGTGTGATTTTTTTAAAGCAAAGCGATCCTATATTGGCGACAGTAATTGAGCGAATTAGTTATGATAATTTGGAGTTGACTTACTATCAAGAAGAGTTAGATTTATTAACTGCACTTTGTCAAGCGATTATTTTTCAACAAATTTCTACTAAAGTAGCGACAAAGATTTTTCAAAGGTTCATTTTATTGTATCAACAGTCCGATCGGCAATTAACTGCTCGAGCTATTTTGGAAACTCCAGATGAAGTACTCCGCAGTGTCGGGATTTCTCGTCCTAAAATAATTTATTTAAAAGATTTAGCATTAAAAATTGAGCAAGGATTACCAACATTGCCAGAATTGGCGTTAATGGAAGATGTGGCGGTGATTGAAAGTTTAACGCAAGTTAAAGGGATTGGGAAATGGACAGCACAAATGTTTTTAATTTTCCATTTACATCGACCTGATATTTTACCTGTTAACGATCTAGGAATCCGTAGTGCGATCGCCAAACTATACAACTTAAATACGTTACCAGATCCCAAAACCATTGAAAAAGTAGCCCAAAAATGGCAACCTTACCGTAGTCTTGCTTGTCGCTACTTGTGGCGCAGTTTAGCAATTAATGATTAA
- a CDS encoding DUF4342 domain-containing protein: MNAQFDKIEDQAPTVIVETTTVETGETVTENTAEKVRVEEVKFNRDTVKNFYKNVVGKTEDRYVVIKNKQGRVLTEVPLLVGVPSLVVGTVVFPFAAAVVAVAATVANLTVAIERKQ, from the coding sequence ATGAACGCACAATTCGATAAAATTGAAGACCAAGCACCAACTGTAATAGTTGAAACAACCACTGTGGAAACAGGTGAAACCGTTACTGAGAATACAGCAGAAAAAGTGCGGGTGGAAGAAGTGAAATTTAACCGCGACACCGTAAAGAATTTCTACAAAAATGTGGTTGGCAAAACAGAGGATCGTTACGTGGTCATTAAAAATAAACAAGGTCGAGTTTTGACAGAAGTTCCTCTGTTAGTCGGTGTTCCTAGCTTAGTGGTGGGTACAGTTGTCTTTCCTTTCGCTGCGGCGGTAGTAGCTGTAGCAGCAACTGTTGCTAATTTAACGGTTGCGATCGAAAGAAAGCAGTAA
- a CDS encoding DUF4912 domain-containing protein, giving the protein MAGKQQKPLTTLAIALALASTSTPIVANSIARPVLAQSSTETSFPIPKELPSGQSLQIDGSTSMSAINEALEKNFETKYPGTDVKISYQGTDAALQALREGKIDLAAIGRPLTPEEQAQGLVAVPVTRHKIAIIVGKENPFNKSILAKQFAQIYRGEISDWSEIGGEAGKIRVVDRPDSSDTRQSFPKYAVFNEEGGFSLGSNSQKISDDSTQAVIDNLGKDGIGYAIADQVVNNPNARIVVMHNVLPDSPRYPFSQPLIYVYNKSRSTPAMLAFLGTATTAQNQQLIEQARVAGAIGAIAGSAITSTTTTPLATLQPHSVSTPTTPPETTAQLGTTTQPEATAQPEATAGAVAAEESKDGGISPWWWLLLLPLLGGLLWWLLKGRSGGGAAVIPPVIPTATDRTRIVLTPRNCRDAYAYWEVPDQVKQEMRRQGGQKMQLRLYDVTDLDLDRQTPHSVKEFDCSEQQQDLHLPIARDDRDYIAELGYLTSDNRWLSVIRSTHVRVPACAPTTSPIPETATVDADAPTTSPIPETTAVDAGVPTTSPIPETATVDVGAAAPSEVPESKIPDLATGGLGTAAAAAAIAAGAGLAGTVIQQQNSVTPVNQENRLILVPRNAQDAYAYWEISPEKQTEVSELGDGKLLLRLYDTTGDIDLDKQQAHCVREYECDNQNPDLHIAVPQSDRDYTAELGYVAKDGKWIKIARSLPVQINSEVSAPTDASGTELAEPTIQPEFITPVTLDDRLILVSEDSQNAEAAWEISPEKHREIQQLGGQKLLLRLYDITEGIDDLNPQQLDYVQEYECDDRQSNLQIAIPQTDRDYIAEIGYLTDYGQWLKIARSAPVEINSQVTENKISPAAATGALGVVAAAAGVGLADALKTSEVEENRLTLVSKDSQNAEATWEISPEKHTEIQQLGGQKLVLYLYDITGDLDLDLQPANSEQQYDCDEHQSSLQIAIPESNRDYIAEIGYLTDYGQWLQIARSLPVRINSQVAESEVSVPAEVGLADAIDQNNHELTPTTPQGQVTLTVRDSKNAEAHWEMPETQQAKLKEAGKKLLLRVDDITENDLDLEAANCVQEYECDPNSTNVKIVIPQSDRDYIAKIGYIDDGKWVTIARSASLRVIGLPTESDKTTSGSIGNVGNVTTNLAEDLAKAIGATVSSGAANVAELGTTATTALQTSPENPAPTITPEMKRDCRIILVPYNAQDAYAFWEVSEDYKEALRQQGGKKFMLRVHDATGLDIDYQPPHNTQEYLCEETQQDKHVSVPVSDRDYIAEVGYYTEDGRWLRLIRSFHVRVPLEGKSK; this is encoded by the coding sequence GTGGCTGGCAAACAACAAAAACCGTTAACAACACTAGCGATCGCGCTAGCTTTGGCTTCTACCTCCACTCCGATAGTGGCCAATTCCATAGCCCGTCCAGTGCTGGCACAATCATCTACTGAAACATCTTTTCCGATTCCCAAGGAACTGCCCAGCGGTCAATCATTACAAATTGATGGTTCCACAAGCATGAGCGCCATCAATGAAGCCTTAGAGAAAAATTTTGAAACCAAATACCCTGGTACAGATGTCAAAATTTCTTATCAAGGAACCGATGCCGCACTCCAAGCGTTACGAGAAGGGAAAATAGATTTAGCTGCAATTGGTCGCCCCTTGACCCCAGAGGAACAAGCACAAGGATTAGTTGCTGTTCCCGTAACTCGTCATAAAATCGCTATTATCGTCGGAAAAGAAAACCCATTTAACAAAAGCATTTTAGCCAAACAATTTGCCCAAATTTATCGGGGTGAAATTTCCGATTGGTCGGAAATTGGTGGAGAAGCAGGTAAAATTCGCGTAGTCGATCGCCCAGACAGCAGCGATACTCGTCAATCTTTCCCTAAATATGCCGTTTTTAATGAAGAAGGTGGTTTTTCCTTAGGTTCAAATAGCCAAAAAATTTCTGACGATAGCACCCAAGCAGTAATTGATAACTTGGGGAAAGATGGAATTGGTTATGCGATCGCAGATCAAGTAGTCAACAACCCAAATGCGCGAATTGTCGTCATGCACAACGTTTTACCCGACAGTCCGCGCTATCCTTTTTCGCAACCTTTAATCTACGTCTATAACAAATCCAGATCCACCCCGGCAATGTTGGCATTTTTGGGTACGGCTACAACCGCCCAAAATCAACAGTTAATCGAACAAGCTAGAGTTGCTGGAGCAATAGGGGCGATCGCAGGTAGCGCCATTACCAGCACTACTACTACGCCTCTCGCCACTCTTCAGCCTCACAGCGTATCTACACCAACAACACCACCGGAAACAACCGCACAACTGGGAACAACAACACAACCAGAAGCAACCGCACAACCAGAAGCAACGGCGGGTGCAGTCGCGGCGGAAGAATCAAAAGATGGTGGCATTTCCCCTTGGTGGTGGTTATTGCTGTTACCTTTGTTGGGCGGGTTGCTTTGGTGGTTACTCAAAGGTAGAAGTGGCGGAGGTGCGGCTGTAATTCCTCCGGTAATTCCCACCGCAACCGATCGGACTCGAATTGTTCTCACACCGCGTAATTGTCGTGATGCTTATGCTTATTGGGAAGTACCCGATCAAGTTAAGCAAGAAATGCGGCGACAAGGTGGACAAAAAATGCAGCTGCGTTTATATGATGTCACTGATTTGGATCTCGATCGCCAAACACCACACAGCGTTAAAGAGTTTGACTGTAGCGAACAACAGCAAGATTTACATTTACCGATCGCACGAGACGATCGTGATTATATTGCCGAACTTGGTTATCTTACCAGCGACAATCGCTGGCTGAGCGTAATTCGTTCCACTCATGTCCGAGTTCCCGCTTGCGCCCCAACAACCAGCCCCATCCCCGAAACAGCAACAGTCGATGCAGATGCCCCAACAACCAGCCCCATCCCCGAAACAACCGCAGTCGATGCAGGTGTCCCAACAACCAGCCCCATCCCCGAAACAGCAACAGTCGATGTAGGTGCAGCTGCACCAAGCGAAGTCCCAGAGAGCAAAATTCCCGATCTTGCTACAGGTGGATTAGGAACAGCTGCTGCTGCCGCTGCGATCGCAGCTGGAGCCGGATTAGCTGGTACAGTGATTCAACAACAAAATTCTGTCACTCCCGTCAACCAAGAAAATCGATTAATTCTAGTACCGAGAAATGCTCAAGATGCTTATGCTTACTGGGAAATTAGCCCGGAAAAACAAACAGAAGTATCAGAACTAGGCGATGGAAAATTACTTTTGCGGCTTTATGACACTACTGGTGACATTGATTTAGATAAACAACAAGCGCATTGTGTCCGGGAATATGAATGCGATAACCAAAATCCAGATTTACATATCGCAGTTCCTCAAAGCGACAGAGATTACACCGCAGAATTAGGTTATGTTGCTAAAGATGGCAAATGGATCAAAATTGCCCGTTCTTTACCAGTACAAATCAATAGCGAAGTTTCTGCTCCTACAGATGCTAGCGGAACTGAGTTAGCCGAGCCAACTATTCAACCAGAGTTTATCACTCCGGTTACTTTGGACGATCGACTAATTCTAGTCTCCGAAGACTCGCAAAATGCAGAAGCCGCCTGGGAAATTTCTCCCGAAAAACACCGAGAAATCCAACAACTTGGCGGTCAAAAATTGTTACTGCGCCTTTATGACATCACTGAAGGTATTGATGATTTAAATCCACAACAATTGGATTACGTACAAGAATACGAGTGCGACGATCGACAATCCAATTTACAAATCGCCATTCCCCAAACAGATCGTGATTACATAGCCGAAATCGGCTACCTAACAGACTATGGACAATGGTTAAAAATTGCCCGTTCTGCACCAGTAGAAATCAACAGCCAAGTCACAGAAAATAAAATTTCTCCCGCTGCTGCTACAGGTGCATTAGGAGTTGTAGCCGCCGCTGCGGGAGTGGGATTAGCTGATGCGCTAAAAACTTCTGAAGTTGAAGAAAATCGCTTAACTTTAGTGTCTAAAGACTCGCAAAACGCAGAAGCTACTTGGGAAATTTCTCCCGAAAAACACACAGAAATACAACAACTCGGCGGTCAAAAATTAGTGTTGTACCTTTACGATATTACGGGAGACCTTGATTTAGATTTACAACCAGCTAATAGCGAGCAACAATACGATTGTGATGAACACCAATCAAGTTTACAAATTGCGATTCCTGAGAGCAATCGAGATTACATCGCTGAAATAGGCTATCTGACAGACTATGGACAATGGCTCCAAATTGCCCGTTCTTTACCAGTAAGAATCAACAGTCAAGTTGCAGAAAGTGAAGTTTCTGTTCCAGCAGAAGTTGGATTAGCTGATGCGATCGATCAAAACAATCATGAGTTAACCCCGACTACTCCACAAGGTCAAGTAACTTTAACAGTTCGTGATTCTAAAAATGCAGAAGCTCATTGGGAAATGCCCGAAACACAGCAAGCAAAGTTAAAAGAAGCTGGGAAAAAACTTTTGCTGCGCGTTGACGATATTACAGAGAATGACTTGGATTTAGAAGCAGCAAATTGTGTCCAAGAGTACGAGTGCGATCCTAATTCTACAAATGTCAAAATTGTGATTCCTCAGAGCGATCGAGATTACATCGCCAAGATAGGTTACATTGATGACGGAAAATGGGTGACAATTGCTCGTTCTGCATCCCTGCGTGTTATCGGCTTACCAACAGAAAGCGATAAAACAACATCTGGATCGATCGGTAATGTTGGCAACGTTACTACCAATTTAGCTGAAGATTTAGCAAAGGCGATCGGTGCAACAGTTAGCAGCGGTGCAGCTAATGTCGCTGAACTGGGAACAACCGCAACAACAGCTTTACAAACTTCTCCAGAAAATCCTGCGCCTACAATCACTCCTGAAATGAAGCGCGACTGTAGGATTATCCTTGTGCCTTATAACGCTCAAGATGCTTACGCTTTTTGGGAAGTTTCCGAAGATTACAAGGAAGCTCTCCGCCAGCAAGGTGGCAAAAAGTTTATGTTGCGCGTTCATGATGCCACAGGTTTAGATATTGACTATCAGCCACCACACAATACCCAAGAGTACCTGTGCGAAGAAACACAACAGGATAAGCACGTTTCCGTTCCGGTGAGCGATCGAGACTACATTGCAGAAGTCGGATACTATACCGAAGATGGACGCTGGCTGCGTTTAATACGCTCTTTTCATGTTCGTGTACCTCTAGAAGGTAAATCAAAATAA
- a CDS encoding DUF937 domain-containing protein, whose product MGLFFDILSSINNPNQQGNVAQLESIMNTVNQLSATYGIDASQIQTVMSSVGNLIRPVLQQNTSLTGGGGDNLLGQFMGAGGSAIALQSLLTPEIQQQMVQVINQTTGLSPNQIQAALPTLISTVMSLLNMGASKPGIQGGGNPLLNAFLDADKDGDADLGDVMKYAGRFLNPPQAA is encoded by the coding sequence ATGGGACTCTTTTTTGACATTCTTAGCTCAATCAATAATCCTAACCAACAAGGAAATGTAGCTCAGTTAGAATCAATCATGAATACTGTAAATCAGTTATCAGCAACTTACGGAATAGATGCTTCACAAATTCAAACTGTAATGTCAAGTGTTGGTAATTTAATTCGTCCAGTATTACAACAAAATACTTCCCTCACAGGTGGTGGCGGAGACAACTTGTTAGGTCAATTTATGGGCGCTGGCGGTAGCGCGATAGCACTGCAATCTTTACTCACACCAGAAATACAACAACAAATGGTGCAAGTAATTAATCAAACCACAGGATTGAGCCCCAATCAAATTCAAGCTGCTTTACCCACACTAATTTCTACTGTAATGAGTTTACTAAATATGGGAGCAAGTAAACCCGGAATTCAAGGTGGGGGAAATCCACTTTTAAATGCCTTTTTAGATGCAGATAAAGATGGTGATGCAGACCTTGGTGATGTCATGAAATATGCTGGTCGGTTTTTAAATCCGCCTCAAGCAGCGTAG
- the petJ gene encoding cytochrome c6 PetJ: protein MKIQKLLCWFKRTGLFLIIVIVFVLSFVIDAWAADLEKGEKVFQVNCVGCHVNGGNIIRRGKNLKLKTLQKNGYGDVDAIASLVSNGKANMSAYKDRLTPEQIEDVAAYVLAQAEKGWK, encoded by the coding sequence ATGAAAATTCAAAAATTGTTGTGCTGGTTTAAGAGAACGGGATTGTTTTTAATAATAGTTATTGTCTTCGTTCTCAGTTTTGTAATTGACGCTTGGGCGGCTGATTTGGAAAAAGGGGAAAAAGTATTTCAAGTTAATTGCGTCGGCTGTCATGTGAATGGTGGTAACATAATTCGTCGGGGAAAAAACTTGAAGTTAAAAACTTTGCAGAAAAATGGTTATGGTGATGTAGACGCGATCGCATCTCTAGTCAGCAACGGTAAAGCAAATATGTCAGCCTACAAAGACCGTTTAACCCCAGAACAAATCGAAGATGTCGCAGCTTATGTATTAGCACAAGCTGAAAAAGGCTGGAAGTAA